The following proteins come from a genomic window of Streptomyces sp. NBC_01716:
- a CDS encoding PA14 domain-containing protein: protein MHIRRNLALLLAAVLGVAGLTAIPTASAADDPVVPHGLKGEYYSSSAPGAFDFHELKATGFDPQIDFNSLESRLSTATGSSDHATVRWTGKIVPEQSGPHTFSMIGDNGFRLWVDGEIVIDHWVDDWDKEQTADPVDLTGGQEYDIKVEFFENVGGSNLHLRWTEPGGVKEPVPTSAFRLPDGYAYDGAIATTVLADGRTLRMEFAQPLAPVPADIAGHLDAVIGGAEWPLGSVKKDPADARSLLVGLKEPVVGKGGSADIRYDGEGGLASQDADPVGEFWSSGPNKSEYQLSTPWAKDVGPDNALPEYPRPQMTRDAWRNLNGQWQFAAAEQGESPPVGKKLAEKILVPYPVESQLSGLERHEDRMWYRRTFTVPQSWDISDGAKGGHRDGKRLKLNFDAVDWQSTVYVNGKKVTEHKGGYDRFSVDVTDALKPGRTQELIVGVYDPTDAAGGENPPMGKQRLDPSGIFYTSSSGIWQTVWMEPVAADHADSLKLTPDVAAEKLAVEVRGVRDGVPVTATAYDGKRKVATVRGRTGAPLSVPVRDPHLWSPEDPHLYKLDVRIGDERSGDRLGSYFGMRSIAVETVDGAQRTVLNGKPVFLMATLDQGFWPDGLHTAPTDEALAFDLKKHKELGYNSVRKHIKVEPDRWFYWADKLGLLVWQDMPSMPKSPAAPAAAQFEHEMKEMIDQHASSPSVIMWVPFNEGWGQYDQARIADQAKGWDPTRLVNNMSGINCCGAVDGKNGDIADAHGYPTPLLPAPDGKRALVSGEYGGLGLAVPGHAWPVQHTYVGVDQEKYTDEYLGQLGNVRNLACRGSNGAVYTQITDVEGELNGLLTYDRKVMKPDVKRLKAAHETLIREASDPASMECANS, encoded by the coding sequence GTGCACATCCGAAGAAATCTGGCCCTTCTGCTCGCCGCGGTCCTGGGCGTCGCCGGACTCACGGCGATCCCGACCGCATCGGCCGCGGACGACCCGGTCGTGCCCCATGGACTCAAGGGCGAGTACTACTCCTCATCCGCACCCGGAGCCTTCGACTTCCACGAGCTGAAGGCCACCGGATTCGACCCGCAGATCGACTTCAACTCCCTCGAGTCCCGGCTCTCCACGGCCACGGGCAGCTCCGATCACGCCACCGTCCGCTGGACCGGGAAGATCGTCCCTGAACAGAGCGGTCCCCACACCTTCTCGATGATCGGCGACAACGGGTTCCGGCTCTGGGTCGACGGCGAGATCGTCATCGACCACTGGGTCGACGACTGGGACAAGGAGCAGACCGCCGACCCGGTCGACCTCACCGGAGGTCAGGAGTACGACATCAAGGTCGAGTTCTTCGAGAACGTCGGCGGCTCGAACCTCCATCTGCGCTGGACCGAACCCGGTGGCGTGAAAGAGCCGGTGCCCACCTCCGCCTTCCGTCTCCCCGACGGCTACGCGTACGACGGCGCCATCGCCACCACCGTCCTGGCCGACGGCCGCACCCTGCGGATGGAGTTCGCGCAGCCCCTCGCCCCCGTCCCGGCCGATATCGCCGGCCATCTCGACGCGGTCATCGGCGGCGCCGAGTGGCCGCTCGGCTCGGTGAAGAAGGACCCCGCCGACGCCCGGAGCCTGCTCGTCGGCCTCAAGGAACCCGTGGTCGGCAAGGGCGGCTCGGCCGACATCCGTTACGACGGCGAGGGCGGTCTCGCCTCGCAGGACGCCGACCCCGTCGGTGAGTTCTGGAGCAGCGGACCCAACAAGTCCGAGTACCAGCTCTCCACCCCGTGGGCCAAGGACGTCGGCCCCGACAACGCGCTGCCCGAGTACCCGCGTCCGCAGATGACGCGCGACGCCTGGCGCAACCTCAACGGACAGTGGCAGTTCGCCGCCGCCGAGCAGGGCGAGAGCCCGCCGGTGGGCAAGAAACTGGCCGAGAAGATCCTCGTCCCGTACCCCGTCGAGTCGCAGCTCTCCGGTCTCGAACGGCACGAGGACCGGATGTGGTACCGCCGTACCTTCACCGTGCCGCAGAGCTGGGACATCAGCGACGGCGCGAAGGGCGGCCACCGCGACGGCAAGCGCCTGAAGCTGAACTTCGACGCCGTCGACTGGCAGTCCACCGTCTACGTCAACGGCAAGAAGGTCACCGAACACAAGGGCGGCTACGACCGGTTCAGCGTGGACGTCACCGACGCCCTCAAGCCCGGCCGTACGCAGGAACTGATCGTCGGCGTGTACGACCCGACCGACGCGGCGGGCGGCGAGAACCCGCCCATGGGCAAGCAGCGCCTCGACCCGAGCGGCATCTTCTACACCTCCTCGTCGGGCATCTGGCAGACCGTCTGGATGGAGCCGGTCGCCGCCGACCACGCCGACTCGCTCAAGCTCACACCGGACGTCGCCGCGGAGAAGCTGGCGGTCGAGGTGCGCGGCGTACGGGACGGGGTGCCGGTCACGGCGACCGCGTACGACGGCAAGCGCAAGGTGGCCACGGTCAGGGGCCGTACGGGAGCGCCGCTCAGTGTGCCGGTGCGCGACCCGCACCTGTGGTCGCCGGAGGATCCGCACCTGTACAAGCTGGACGTACGGATCGGTGACGAGAGGTCGGGCGACCGGCTGGGCAGCTACTTCGGTATGCGCTCCATCGCGGTCGAGACGGTCGACGGCGCGCAGCGCACCGTACTCAACGGCAAGCCGGTCTTCCTGATGGCCACTCTCGACCAGGGCTTCTGGCCGGACGGGCTGCACACCGCGCCGACTGACGAGGCGCTCGCGTTCGACCTCAAGAAGCACAAGGAACTCGGCTACAACTCCGTGCGCAAGCACATCAAGGTGGAGCCGGACCGGTGGTTCTACTGGGCGGACAAGCTGGGGCTGCTCGTCTGGCAGGACATGCCGTCGATGCCGAAGTCCCCGGCCGCCCCGGCGGCGGCCCAGTTCGAGCACGAGATGAAGGAGATGATCGACCAGCACGCGAGCAGCCCCTCGGTGATCATGTGGGTCCCCTTCAACGAAGGCTGGGGCCAGTACGACCAGGCGCGGATCGCCGACCAGGCCAAGGGCTGGGACCCGACCCGGCTCGTCAACAACATGAGCGGCATCAACTGCTGCGGCGCCGTCGACGGCAAGAACGGCGACATCGCCGACGCGCACGGCTATCCGACGCCTCTGCTGCCCGCGCCGGACGGGAAACGGGCGCTGGTGAGCGGCGAGTACGGCGGCCTCGGGCTCGCCGTACCGGGCCACGCCTGGCCGGTCCAGCACACGTATGTGGGCGTCGACCAGGAGAAGTACACGGACGAGTACCTGGGGCAGCTCGGCAACGTACGTAACCTCGCCTGCCGGGGGAGCAACGGAGCCGTCTACACCCAGATCACCGATGTGGAGGGTGAACTCAACGGGCTGCTCACCTACGACCGCAAGGTCATGAAGCCCGACGTCAAGCGGCTCAAGGCGGCACACGAGACCTTGATCCGTGAAGCATCCGACCCGGCGTCGATGGAGTGCGCGAACTCCTGA
- a CDS encoding NADP-dependent oxidoreductase produces the protein MPKAYVYTRFGGPEGEAFADLPKPVPGHGELLVAVRAAGVNPVDWKLRTGYNRPGSTPKPLPTVFGSEASGVVERVGEGVRGFAVGDAVFGSTLTGGYAEYTLLPAAITAHKPAIVSFTDAAALPVAAATAYDGIQQLDLPAGATLLIIGAGGGVGVAATQIATGAGLRVVGSASAGKKDFVESLGAVHVLPGPGLQERVRAAAPDGVDAVFDMVGGADLEAAAGLVADRTKLISAGDKPRVVTLGGAAVVRLRTAAVLEEVAALVVAGTLRPYVTRTFPLAEAGEALRAVEDGHALGKIVIEVGA, from the coding sequence ATGCCCAAGGCGTACGTCTACACCCGGTTCGGCGGCCCCGAGGGCGAAGCCTTCGCCGACCTGCCGAAGCCCGTCCCCGGCCACGGCGAACTCCTCGTCGCCGTCCGGGCGGCCGGCGTCAACCCCGTCGACTGGAAGCTGCGCACCGGCTACAACCGGCCGGGCTCGACGCCCAAGCCGCTGCCCACCGTCTTCGGCAGCGAGGCGTCCGGAGTGGTCGAGCGGGTCGGCGAGGGCGTGCGGGGATTCGCCGTCGGCGACGCCGTCTTCGGCTCCACCCTCACCGGCGGATACGCCGAGTACACCCTGCTGCCCGCCGCGATCACCGCGCACAAGCCGGCCATCGTGTCGTTCACGGACGCGGCGGCCCTGCCGGTCGCGGCGGCGACCGCGTACGACGGCATCCAGCAGCTGGACCTGCCGGCCGGCGCGACCCTGCTGATCATCGGCGCCGGAGGCGGTGTGGGCGTGGCCGCGACCCAGATCGCGACCGGCGCGGGCCTCCGGGTGGTCGGCTCGGCGAGCGCGGGCAAGAAGGACTTCGTGGAATCGCTCGGCGCGGTCCATGTCCTGCCGGGTCCCGGACTTCAGGAGCGGGTACGGGCCGCCGCGCCCGACGGCGTCGACGCGGTCTTCGACATGGTCGGCGGCGCGGACCTGGAGGCCGCGGCCGGGCTCGTCGCCGACCGTACGAAACTGATCAGCGCCGGCGACAAGCCGCGGGTGGTGACCCTGGGCGGCGCCGCGGTCGTACGGCTCCGCACGGCCGCCGTCCTCGAAGAGGTGGCCGCGCTGGTGGTGGCGGGCACGCTGCGCCCGTATGTGACACGGACCTTCCCGCTGGCCGAGGCGGGGGAGGCGCTGCGCGCCGTCGAGGACGGGCACGCGCTGGGCAAGATCGTGATCGAGGTCGGCGCGTGA